Proteins from one Diorhabda carinulata isolate Delta chromosome 10, icDioCari1.1, whole genome shotgun sequence genomic window:
- the LOC130898614 gene encoding ras-related protein Rab-35: MQKMARDYDHLFKLLIIGDSGVGKSSLLLRFSDNTFTGSYITTIGVDFKIKTVNVNGQKVKLQIWDTAGQERFRTITSTYYRGTHGVIVVYDVTNGESFANVKRWLHEIEQNCDLVNKVLVGNKNDTPDRKVVLTEDAQRFADTMNIKLFETSAKDNMNVEEMFLSITKLVLRSKLEMQERQNINSNDTVNLRKSNKQGKKKNCC, from the exons ATGCAAAAGATGGCAAGAGATTACGACCACTTATTTAAATTACTTATAATAGGAGACAGTG gTGTTGGTAAAAGTTCATTATTATTAAGGTTCTCTGACAACACATTTACAGGAAGTTATATAACTACTATAGGAGTagactttaaaataaaaactgttaatGTCAATGGTCAGAAAGTGAAGCTACAAATTTGGGATACTGCTGGTCAAGAGAGATTTAGAACAATCACCAGCACTTATTACCGAGGTACACATGGAGTTATAGTTGTATATGATGTTACCAATGGAGAAAGTTTTGCAAATGTTAAAAGATGGCTTCACGAAATTGAACAGAACTGTGATTTAGTTAATAAAGTATTAG ttggaaataaaaatgatactcCAGATAGGAAAGTGGTGCTTACAGAGGATGCTCAAAGATTTGCCGATACAATGaacattaaattatttgaaacatcAGCAAAAGACAACATGAATGTTGAAGAGATGTTCCtatcaataacaaaattagtGTTACGCTCAAAATTGGAGATGCAAGAAAGACAGAATATCAATTCAAATGATACAGTTAATTTAAGGAAGTCTAACAAACAagggaaaaagaaaaactgttgtTAG
- the LOC130898510 gene encoding probable 18S rRNA (guanine-N(7))-methyltransferase: protein MSRPEHLAPPEIFYNEDEARKYTQNSRIIDIQVQMSERAIELLLLPDDQSCFLLDIGCGSGLSGSVLDDQGHFWVGMDISQAMLGIAIEREVEGDVILSDMGQGCPFKAGSFDGAISISALQWLCNADKSHHKPVQRLYKFFCTLYACLSRSARAVFQFYPENAEQMELVTSQAMKAGFYGGVVVDYPNSTKAKKYFLVLMTGGNVPLPKGLDSEENSQGVSYTSKRERLKQQRGKSLKSGRNWILEKKERRRRQGKEVRADSKYTGRKRSGRF, encoded by the exons ATGTCTAGACCGGAACATTTGGCTCCACCTGAGATT TTCTACAATGAAGATGAAGCTCGTAAATATACGCAAAA TTCTCGAATTATTGATATTCAAGTACAAATGTCTGAAAGAGcaatagaattattattattacctgACGACCAGTCATGTTTTCTATTAGATATTGGTTGTGGATCAGGTCTTAGTGGTAGTGTTTTAGATGATCAAGGACATTTTTGGGTTGGCATGGATATATCTCAAGCTATGTTAg GTATAGCTATAGAACGGGAAGTTGAGGGTGATGTTATATTAAGTGATATGGGGCAAGGTTGTCCTTTTAAAGCAG GCTCATTTGATGGTGCTATTAGTATATCAGCTCTTCAGTGGTTATGTAATGCTGATAAATCACATCACAAACCTGTGCAAaggttatataaatttttctgcACACTATATGCATGTCTG aGTCGGTCTGCTAGAgctgtttttcaattttatccaGAAAATGCTGAACAAATGGAGCTTGTAACTTCGCAAGCAATGAAAGCTGGTTTTTATGGAGGTGTAGTAGTTGATTATCCTAATAGtacaaaagcaaaaaaatattttttggtattgaTGACTGGAGGTAACGTACCCCTTCCTAAAGGACTTGATAGTGAAGAAAATTCTCAAG GCGTATCCTATACATCTAAAAGGGAGAGGTTGAAGCAACAGCGTGGAAAGTCTTTAAAGAGTGGAAGAAACTGGATTTTAGAGAAGAAAGAAAGGAGGAGGCGACAAGGCAAAGAAGTACGAGCAGATTCTAAATATACTGGCAGGAAAAGAAGCGGgagattttag
- the LOC130898425 gene encoding NADH dehydrogenase (ubiquinone) 23 kDa subunit: protein MSLGLNKLFSIARTGSKYMRPGIQFVGKRSASSGSKDGYFYVNDKEPSMEFGDITDRAAQTLFFTELIRGFGVTLAHIFKEPATINYPFEKGPLSPRFRGEHALRRYPSGEERCIACKLCEAICPAQAITIEAEERADGSRRTTRYDIDMTKCIYCGFCQEACPVDAIVEGPNFEFSTETHEELLYNKEKLLNNGDKWESEIAANIHADHLYR from the exons atgagtttaGGACTTAATAAACTGTTTTCTATTGCAAGGACag GTTCTAAATATATGAGACCAGGGATACAATTTGTAGGTAAACGATCTGCTTCTAGTGGCTCAAAAGATGGATATTTCTACGTTAATGATAAAGAACCTAGTATGGAATTTGGAGATATTACAG atCGTGCTGCTCAGACATTGTTCTTCACCGAATTAATTAGAGGTTTTGGCGTCACATTGGCACATATTTTCAAAGAACCTGCAACTATTAATTATCCATTTGAAAAAGGACCACTTAGTCCCAGATTTAGAGGAGAGCATGCTCTAAGAAGGTATCCTTCTGGTGAAGAGCGTTGCATTGCTTGTAAATTATGTGAAGCTATTTGCCCTGCACAg gcTATCACTATAGAAGCTGAAGAGCGTGCTGATGGGTCTAGACGAACAACAAGATATGATATTGATATGACGAAATGCATCTACTGTGGTTTTTGTCAAGAAGCTTGCCCAGTAGATGCTATAGTAGAGGGTCCAAATTTTGAATTCTCAACTGAAACACATGAAGAACTACTTTACAACAAAGAAAAGCTATTGAACAATGGAGATAAATGGGAATCAGAAATTGCTGCTAATATCCATGCAGATCATTTATAtcgttaa
- the LOC130898497 gene encoding mitochondrial fission process protein 1 has translation MDVNNEHVRAVDLYRETPIRYLGYANEVGEAFRSIIGSKWVNFSYGVATLYVLADTTDKSIAAYKTSKNEKNHIKKVTYTTADTLIWQLMASVVVPGLTINRVCAVSNFCLHKIHKLPNANRKWLVTGIGLVTIPFIIKPIDYYVDVVMDKSLRKYQPE, from the exons ATGGACGTAAATAATGAACATGTTAGAGCTGTAGATTTATACAGAGAAACTCCAATTAGATACTTGG GTTACGCGAATGAGGTTGGTGAAGCTTTTAGATCAATAATTGGAAGCAAATGGGTAAATTTTTCCTATGGAGTTGCTACACTTTATGTTTTAGCAGATACAACAGACAAGAGTATAGCTGCTTATAAA acttcaaagaatgaaaaaaatcacataaaaaaagttacttaTACTACAGCAGATACCTTGATATGGCAATTGATGGCATCTGTGGTTGTACCAGGCTTAACGATAAATAGAGTTTGTGctgtatcaaatttttgtttgcacAAAATTCACAAACTACCGAATGCTAACAGAAAATGGTTGGTTACTGGAATCGGACTCGTAACGATTCCTTTCATTATAAAACCTATAGATTATTATGTAGATGTAGTGATGGATAAGAGTTTAAGAAAATATCAACCCgaataa
- the LOC130898460 gene encoding transmembrane emp24 domain-containing protein 2, which produces MNTFCCLISIICLYINQSLAYFITVDAHAEECFFDKVEAGTKMGLTFEIAEGGFLDIDVRILDPKSNLIYQGERESSGKYTFAAHTSGTYTYCFSNKMSTMTPKVVMFNMAIGESPKGEEHPEGENANKLEEMIKELTNSLSGVKQEQEYMQLRDRIHRSINESTNSRVVLWSFFEAVILIAMTIGQIYYLKRFFEVRRVV; this is translated from the exons atgaatacgTTTTGTTGccttatttcaataatatgcCTATATATCAATCAAAGTTTGGCTTATTTTATTACAGTAGATGCACACGCAGAAGAATGTTTCTTTGACAAAGTTGAAGCTGGCACAAAAATGG GACTCACATTTGAAATAGCCGAAGGTGGATTTCTCGATATAGATGTTCGTATTCTAGATCCAAAGAGTAATCTTATATATCAAGGAGAAAGGGAATCTTCAGGAAAATACACATTTGCTGCCCATACTTCTGGTACTTATACTTAttgcttttcaaataaaatgtctACTATGACTCCCAAGGTGGTGATGTTTAATATGGCCATTGGGGAATCTCCAAAGGGGGAAGAGCATCCAGAAGGAGAAAATGctaataaattagaagaaatgaTTAAAGAACTCACAA atTCATTGTCTGGGGTAAAACAAGAACAAGAGTACATGCAACTTAGAGATAGAATTCATAGAAGTATCAATGAAAGTACAAATTCTAGAGTAGTTTTGTGGTCATTCTTTGAAGCTGTAATTCTTATTGCTATGACAATAGGACAAATCTACTATCTAAAGAGGTTCTTTGAAGTTCGAAGAGTTGTGTAA
- the LOC130898424 gene encoding cell division control protein 45 homolog, translating into MFEVGHLFWRLLKRGYNVSLTEFLYIFTMYVDDIKNDFYEFLSGKRIFLMVHYDIDSICACKILQSLLRYKHILYSLAVVKGKEDLKLAYRENCNDVKYFVLLNCGGTIDIVEELEAEEDITFFILDSHRPTDLCNIYSNGQVRLLSTPEEDVAVPDFHDVFREESDDEGDEEIDDSDGETRAAKRRRLDEEELIKRREKRLWEDNRDKLMFEYSQFTYHARASAIRIFELAWKLNKDDKDLLWLAIVALTEQMLLGKIENTHYTLEIGPLQAHATRLQNKTNDTDVMTSLKISFENDLRLTLYRHWSVESSLKYSMFPAVKMKLWSLKGDKKLHELLADMGFPLIQSKQSFHSMDLQLRKEFRPSLEKLSEKYGLQDIVYASFVLQYGYRNKYCASDIVFALLAILESSPMDKKPSELFNLALDCLSRTKREILNDAIDRAKDISKTIFKTVQSALDMKQIITAGPFVYFIIQEGCPNWYMFSHLHILLMLAHFLLRAYVAMSRNRKAATLPLIISAPKNLETGTCILLGIPPLCENSPKNFFGKAFEQAAERINCDSSCDFIDTSYFEIHTKDRTRFFDALTALLS; encoded by the exons ATGTTTGAAGTTGGACATCTGTTTTGGCGGTTACTTAAAAGAGGTTATAATGTTAGTTTAACTGAATTTCTGTATATATTTACAATGTATGTGGATGatataaaaaacgatttttatgaatttttatcgGGAAAG agaatttttctTATGGTACATTACGATATTGATAGTATATGTGCATGTAAAATACTCCAATCTTTATTAAGGTATAAgcatattttatattcattagcTGTAGTAAAAGGAAAAGAAGATCTCAAACTGGCTTATAGGGAAAACTGCAATGACGttaaatatttcgttttattaAACTGTGGAGGTACTATAGATATAGTTGAAGAATTAGAAGCTGAGGAagatatcacattttttattttggatagtCATAGACCTACAGATTTATGTAATATTTACAGTAATGGTCAGGTTAGGTTACTTTCAACACCAGAGGAGGATGTTGCAGTTCCAGACTTTCATGACGTATTTAGAGAAGAG TCTGACGATGAAGGTGATGAAGAAATTGATGATAGTGATGGTGAAACAAGGGCGGCAAAAAGAAGAAGGTTAGATGAAGAAGAGTTGataaaaagaagagaaaaaagaCTGTGGGAAGACAATCGTGATAAACTAATGTTTGAGTATAGTCAGTTTACATATCATGCCCGGGca agtGCTATAAGAATCTTTGAGTTGGCTTGGAAACTCAATAAAGACGACAAAGATCTACTCTGGCTGGCCATAGTAGCTTTAACAGAACAAATGCTCTtaggaaaaatagaaaacactCATTATACTTTAGAAATAGGTCCCTTGCAAGCCCATGCAACTCGTTTACAAAACAAGACTAATGATACTGACGTTATGACATCacttaaaatttcttttgaGAATGATTTAAGGCTTACTCTGTATAGGCATTGGTCTGTTGAGAGTAGCTTAAAATATTCCATGTTCCCAGCTGTCAAAATGAAGCTTTGGTCATTGAAAGGAGACAAAAAGTTGCACGAGTTGTTAGCAGATATGGG atttccATTAATTCAGAGTAAACAATCGTTTCATAGTATGGACTTACAACTTAGGAAAGAATTTCGACCTTCACTAGAAAAACTCTCAGAAAAGTACGGCCTTCAAGACATTGTGTACGCCTCATTTGTTCTTCAGTATGGATACAGGAATAAATATTGTGCTTCAGATATTGTGTTCGCTTTACTTGCAATACTTGAATCATCA CCTATGGATAAAAAACCAAGTGAATTGTTTAATTTGGCTTTAGACTGTCTTTCAAGAACAAAACGAGAAATTCTCAATGATGCAATAGACAGAGctaaagatatttcaaaaactatttttaagaCTGTCCAAAGTGCGTTAgatatgaaacaaataataactgCAGGCCCTTTCGTGTACTTTATTATACAAGAg GGATGCCCCAACTGGTATATGTTTTCACATCTACATATTTTGCTGATGTTAGCACATTTTCTTCTTAGAGCATATGTCGCTATGTCCAGAAATAGGAAGGCAGCTACTCTACCTCTTATAATTTCTGCGcccaaaaatttggaaacagGAACCTGCATATTACTTGGAATACCTCCGCTCTGTGAAAATTCTCCAAAAAA tttttttggaaaagccTTCGAACAAGCGGCTGAACGTATAAATTGTGATTCATCCTGTGACTTTATTGACACATCTT attttgAAATTCATACAAAAGATAGGACAAGATTTTTTGATGCGCTGACAGCACTCCTCAGctga